Proteins from a single region of Streptomyces sp. HUAS 15-9:
- a CDS encoding ParB/RepB/Spo0J family partition protein, whose product MIAVHFEPPLRARTTREPSTPPRERGRHPDLPAVTTVPIALLLPADSPRLSGENLEHAHTLAASEQELPPIIVHRQTMRVIDGMHRLRVAVLRGQPEIRVRFFEGSAADAFVLAVKSNVGHGLPLTLTERVSAAERIIASHAQWSDRVIASATGLSATTVGGLRRRRSETGTAPASRIGRDGRVRPLSTAEGRRTAGRLIAASPDAPLREIAKQANLSLGTVRDVRNRVLRGEDPVPAPRRAASRQRTRPPAQNSVPRLPGAIGEKEQPRVAGPDAPSNPSAAKAPGGGPQADLTAVFKNLCGDPSLRYTETGRLLLRMLETQIAGVRRWDEIAESVPSHRAAMVSAAATECASAWQKLARKISQQSPA is encoded by the coding sequence ATGATTGCTGTCCACTTCGAGCCACCGCTGCGTGCCCGCACCACGCGTGAACCGAGCACCCCGCCCCGGGAACGGGGCCGGCACCCGGACCTCCCCGCGGTCACCACCGTGCCGATCGCGCTGCTGCTGCCCGCGGACTCGCCCCGCCTGTCGGGTGAGAACCTGGAGCACGCCCACACGCTGGCGGCCTCGGAGCAGGAACTGCCGCCCATCATCGTGCACCGCCAGACCATGCGCGTCATCGACGGGATGCACCGGCTCCGGGTGGCCGTGCTGCGCGGGCAGCCGGAGATCCGGGTCCGCTTCTTCGAGGGGTCCGCGGCCGACGCCTTCGTGCTGGCGGTGAAGTCGAACGTCGGACACGGTCTGCCGCTGACGCTGACCGAACGGGTGAGTGCCGCCGAGCGCATCATCGCCTCCCACGCCCAGTGGTCCGACCGTGTCATCGCCTCGGCGACCGGGCTCTCGGCCACGACCGTGGGGGGACTGCGGCGCCGCAGAAGCGAGACGGGCACGGCCCCCGCCTCCCGCATCGGCCGGGACGGCAGGGTCCGCCCGCTCAGCACGGCGGAAGGGCGCCGGACCGCGGGCAGACTGATCGCCGCGTCGCCCGACGCACCGTTAAGGGAGATTGCGAAGCAGGCGAACCTCTCGCTGGGAACCGTGCGCGATGTGCGCAACAGGGTCCTGCGGGGCGAGGACCCGGTACCCGCCCCCCGCCGGGCGGCGTCGAGGCAGCGGACGCGGCCACCGGCGCAGAACTCGGTGCCCCGGCTTCCCGGGGCGATCGGTGAGAAGGAGCAGCCTCGCGTTGCTGGGCCGGACGCGCCGTCGAACCCGTCGGCCGCGAAGGCTCCCGGCGGCGGCCCACAGGCAGATCTGACCGCGGTCTTCAAGAACCTGTGCGGAGACCCGTCCCTTCGCTACACGGAGACGGGGCGACTGCTGCTGCGGATGCTGGAGACGCAGATCGCCGGCGTACGGCGCTGGGACGAGATCGCGGAATCCGTCCCCTCCCACCGGGCCGCGATGGTGTCCGCCGCAGCCACGGAATGTGCCAGCGCCTGGCAGAAACTCGCGCGGAAGATCTCACAGCAATCTCCTGCATGA
- a CDS encoding UbiA family prenyltransferase, which translates to MRLSKIGVIQHYFGLFLAWLLLNRAALERPGTTPAMLLFLLGSAAIVACACAADDVVGYRNGSDAINYQEGETLRDIRKKPLLSGAVTERQAIGFAISAGAAALLAGALAFWVLRWQAPAEAYVIYAAGFFFSVQYSVGMKVSYRRGGGETLLCLSTAAGLLAPFLAVNREWTRAAVIQSLLLGLWLVMVSSYSNMNDAEGDRSVGRKTLAVTATPTVITAMQMVLFLTSTSLLIWISLGDLPRWTLLASLPTIALHGAQLFHGPHKKNWLRARNLGLIAYNFGFAGLALPMLFS; encoded by the coding sequence GTGCGACTGTCCAAGATCGGAGTGATCCAGCACTACTTCGGCCTGTTTCTCGCCTGGCTCCTGCTGAACCGAGCAGCTCTGGAACGCCCCGGGACGACCCCGGCGATGCTCCTGTTCCTGCTGGGCTCGGCCGCGATCGTGGCCTGCGCCTGCGCCGCGGACGACGTGGTCGGCTACCGCAACGGCAGCGACGCCATCAACTACCAGGAGGGCGAAACCCTCCGGGACATCCGCAAGAAGCCCCTGCTCAGCGGTGCTGTGACGGAGCGGCAGGCGATCGGCTTCGCCATCTCGGCAGGGGCCGCAGCCCTGCTCGCCGGCGCCCTGGCCTTCTGGGTGCTCCGCTGGCAGGCACCCGCCGAGGCCTACGTCATCTATGCCGCCGGTTTCTTCTTCAGTGTGCAGTACTCGGTCGGAATGAAGGTGAGCTACCGGCGGGGCGGCGGGGAAACCCTGCTGTGTCTGTCGACGGCCGCGGGGCTGCTCGCCCCGTTCCTCGCGGTGAACCGGGAATGGACCCGGGCCGCGGTCATCCAGTCCCTGCTGCTCGGCCTGTGGCTGGTCATGGTCAGCAGCTACTCGAACATGAACGACGCCGAGGGCGACCGGTCGGTCGGCCGCAAGACCCTGGCGGTCACCGCCACTCCGACCGTGATAACCGCCATGCAGATGGTGCTTTTCCTGACGTCCACATCCCTGCTGATCTGGATATCCCTCGGCGACCTGCCCCGGTGGACCCTGCTCGCGAGTCTGCCGACTATCGCCCTGCATGGCGCGCAATTGTTCCACGGGCCTCACAAGAAGAATTGGCTCCGGGCTCGCAACCTGGGGCTCATCGCCTACAATTTCGGCTTCGCGGGCCTCGCCTTACCGATGCTGTTCAGTTGA